The following coding sequences lie in one Trichoderma breve strain T069 chromosome 1, whole genome shotgun sequence genomic window:
- a CDS encoding RNA recognition motif domain-containing protein, which yields MPPQIKQDLNRSGWETTDFPSVCENCLPENPMVKMLKEDYGAECKLNCQCTRPFTVFSWAAERAQGRKRRTNVCLTCARLKNCCQSCMLDLSFGLPITVRDAALKMIAPGPRSDVNREYFAQNNEKLIEEGKAGTEEYEKTDEKARELLRRLAASKPYFRKGRTVDESELAGARAGGNAAVGAGVGGPGPIRTRDSRAAAAAGARPGGKGRGRPAFPSAAQLPPSPKDWLPPDDPNIMSLFVTGVEDDLPEHKLRDFFKVHGKIKSLVCSHMSHCAFINYETRDGAEKAAAACQGRAVIAGCPLRIRWGQPKAIGTMDREQRYQMLQDARIRQNKPQQRALEGGQQPSVANRAIAAPPPGAEEAPTYASMSGE from the exons ATGCCGCCCCAAATCAAACAAGATCTCAACCGGTCGGGATGGGAGACGACGGACTTTCCCTCTGTCTGCGAAAACTGCCTGCCCGAGAACCCCATGGTCAAGATGCTAAAGGAAGACTACGGAGCCGAATGCAAATTA AATTGCCAGTGTACGCGACCATTCACAGTCTTCAGCTGGGCTGCTGAGCGCGCCCAAGGCCGCAAGAGACGGACCAACGTTTGCCTGACGTGCGCTCGACTCAAGAACTGCTGCCAGAGCTGCATGCTGGATCTCAGCTTTGGTCTGCCCATCACCGTCCGTGATGCTGCGCTCAAGATGATCGCCCCGGGCCCTCGATCCGATGTCAATCGAGAATACTTTGCGCAGAACAACGAAAAGTTGATCGAGGAAGGCAAGGCCGGAACGGAAGAGTACGAAAAGACGGACGAAAAGGCCCGCGAGCTTCTGCGCCGTCTCGCCGCCAGCAAGCCGTACTTTCGCAAGGGCAGAACCGTGGACGAGTCAGAACTCGCTGGCGCAAGAGCTGGAGGAAATGCTGCAGTTGGAGCCGGTGTAGGAGGCCCTGGCCCGATTCGAACTCGAGATTCAagggctgctgcagccgcaGGCGCGAGACCTGGCGGGAAAGGGCGAGGCCGTCCGGCATTCCCGAGCGCAGCACAGCTCCCTCCGAGCCCCAAAGATTGGCTACCACCGGATGACCCCAACATCATGTCCCTTTTCGTAACGGGCGTGGAGGACGATTTGCCCGAGCACAAGCTCCGCGACTTTTTCAAGGTTCACGGCAAGATCAAGAGCTTGGTGTGCTCTCACATGTCCCACTGCGCGTTTATCAACTACGAGACGAGAGATGGAGCCGagaaggcggcggctgcttGCCAGGGCAGGGCGGTCATTGCTGGATGCCCGCTGAGGATCCGCTGGGGACAGCCAAAGGCGATTGGCACCATGGATCGGGAGCAACGCTACCagatgctgcaagatgctCGCATCCGTCAGAACAAGCCGCAGCAGCGCGCCCTGGAAGGCGGCCAGCAACCAAGCGTGGCGAATCGTGCGATTGCTGCACCACCACCTGGCGCAGAAGAAGCGCCCACCTACGCAAGCATGTCTGGAGAGTAG
- a CDS encoding fungal specific transcription factor domain-containing protein produces MQNLAPSAAADDPTARRACDQCRLRKIRCDKDWPCSNCRTAKRSCTSTGAGQRPKEPRQRVLISSQYERKIDQIEARLGNIEALLKNISSSTSTDASKFIHTPQTDITIPTAASNADYDSSDEESVLGGDSGLTVHTTFASEFLERAVKRGPLRPLNPKMETALANLSQLVEMQKHRSISHGPRFPLQKPVPPGGVSKLPMPPLATVVSLLKHVKAAPPTFFTILCTLVGIKEFAELCKTVYFPTEDFSDATFAVVNAMLYNLFVEQHSLDKEGALREEYNSYVAICKSNLETTLANFPLFLSPKIENVQALLLGCLYAIDVSRPSVAWHLITMAAWLCQAGGYHRTESLRNDPPVVAQQKKVIFWHVYTLDKGLGLRLGRASTIAECDIDIKREFEVNGFDHLTSTTFPTLWVKISSLQSRIYEQLYSPVALASPQADLVQRAKLLAAECSRLEIETDETREKVHRLLKSIGTSDVVDVFIKGDEVQFYVTKTLIYRVIPAPEGSITRFCDECLDAARHAMKTHQECVQFMDISTYMRSMYIHWNLLLTPFAPFFVLFCYVIETSSFADLKVLQDFVDSLEGGRGLSEPIDKLYRLCRVMCDIATLYVEAKAQQQQDESSIGDEFEMYLSQLGFIPNEDQPMANANTNDPGVPVQGNGQVAQLADWFFGSRNMISLLEEDLSQIDSQKWMQSDM; encoded by the exons ATGCAGAACCTCGCGCCGTCCGCGGCCGCCGACGATCCAACCGCCCGGAGAGCT TGTGATCAGTGTCGTCTACGAAAG ATTCGCTGTGATAAAGACTGGCCGTGTTCCAATTGCAGAACAGCAAAGCGGAGTTGCACATCAACCGGTGCTGGACAGAGGCCAAAGGAACCTCGACAGCGAgtcctcatctcatctcaata CGAGAGAAAGATTGACCAGATAGAAGCCCGCCTCGGCAACATCGAGGCTCTCCTCAAAAACATCTCGTCCTCCACCTCCACAGACGCCTCCAAATTCATCCACACACCCCAGACAGACATCACCATTCCGACCGCCGCCTCAAACGCCGACTATGACAGCTCCGACGAGGAGTCTGTCCTGGGCGGCGACTCGGGCCTGACCGTGCACACCACCTTTGCGAGCGAGTTCCTCGAGCGCGCCGTCAAGAGGGGGCCCCTGCGGCCTCTCAACCccaagatggagacggcCCTCGCCAATCTCAGCCAGCTTGTCGAGATGCAAAAACATCGCTCGATAAGCCATGGGCCTCGATTCCCTCTGCAGAAGCCGGTGCCGCCGGGGGGCGTGAGCAAGTTGCCGATGCCTCCGCTGGCCACGGTAGTCTCCCTCCTAAAGCACGTCAAAG CCGCTCCTCCCaccttcttcaccatcctGTGCACCCTCGTCGGCATCAAGGAGTTTGCAGAGCTGTGCAAGACCGTCTACTTCCCCACAGAAGACTTCTCGGACGCCACCTTTGCCGTGGTCAACGCCATGCTGTACAACCTCTTTGTTGAGCAGCACTCGCTGGACAAGGAGGGCGCGTTGCGTGAAGAGTACAACTCGTACGTGGCCATCTGCAAGTCGAATCTCGAGACGACGCTGGCCAACTTTCCGTTGTTTCTGTCGCCAAAGATTGAGAATGTGCAAGCTCTGCTGCTTGGT TGCCTCTATGCTATTGACGTCTCTAGGCCCTCGGTAGCGTGGCATCTCATCACAATGGCCGCCTGGCTGTGTCAAGCAGGTGGCTACCACCGCACAGAATCGCTGAGAAACGATCCTCCAGTGGTTGCACAGCAAAAGAAGGTCATCTTCTGGCATGTGTACACTTTGGACAAGGGCCTGGGCCTCAGACTTGGACGGGCGTCAACAATAGCGGAATGCGACATTGATATCAAACGCGAGTTTGAAGTCAACGGCTTCGACCATCTCACATCTACCACGTTTCCGACGTTATGGGTCAAGATTAGCAGCCTGCAGAGCCGAATCTACGAACAACT ATACAGCCCAGTCGCTCTGGCAAGCCCACAGGCCGACTTGGTCCAACGAGCAAAACTCCTGGCCGCGGAATGCAGCCGACTGGAGATTGAGACGGATGAGACGCGTGAAAAGGTACACAGGTTACTCAAGTCGATAGGAACCTCGGATGTCGTCGACGTCTTTATCAAAGGCGACGAGGTCCAGTTCTACGTGACCAAGACGCTCATCTACCGCGTCATACCGGCACCGGAAGGCTCCATTACCCGATTCTGCGACGAATGCTTAGATGCAGCCCGTCATGCCATGAAGACGCATCAGGAGTGTGTTCAATTCATGGACATTAGCACGTACATGCGGTCCATGTACATTCATTG GAACCTCTTGTTGACACCGTTTGCTCcattctttgtcttgttttgctATGTCATTGAGACTTCTTCATTCGCAGACCTCAAGGTTCTCCAGGACTTTGTGGATTCCCTCGAAGGTGGGAGGGGGCTATCGGAACCCATTGACAAGTTATACCGACTATGCCGGGTCATGTGCGACATCGCCACGCTCTATGTCGAAGCCaaggcccagcagcagcaagacgaAAGCTCGATAGGGGATGAGTTTGAGATGTACCTCAGTCAGCTGGGCTTCATCCCCAATGAGGACCAACCAATGGCCAACGCAAACACCAACGATCCGGGGGTGCCGGTTCAGGGCAACGGCCAGGTGGCACAGCTTGCGGATTGGTTTTTTGGCAGCCGGAACATGATTAGTCTCTTAGAGGAGGACTTGTCGCAGATAGACTCGCAGAAGTGGATGCAGTCCGACATGTAG
- a CDS encoding ribosome-associated complex head domain-containing protein — protein MASVSQVVTLPLPALPEGWAADKDFKAVGKLSGAVQRSIEPVGPHFLAHARRARHKRTFSEDDRIQAQESAKNVEDVDDGDESEPEDPMMLQSQAKDWKTQDHYKVLGLSKYRYKATEEQIKKAHRKKVLKHHPDKKAALGRAEDDQFFKCIQKATDILLDPIRRRQFDSVDEEADVEPPTKKQLQKGDFYKLWSKVFKSEARFSKTHPVPTFGDANATKEHVDEFYNFWYNFDSWRSFEYLDEDVPDDGESRDHKRHVERKNQNSRKKKKAEDNARLRKLLDDASAGDERIKRFRQEANAAKNKKKFEKEAAEKKAAEEAQAKKEAEEKAKADAEAAAKADREAGKKAKEAAKNAVKKNKRVLKGSVKDANYFASGDASAAQIDAVLGDVELVQGKIDPDEIAALAGKLNGLTVADEIKGVWTAEVKRLVDAGKLKEGEAKTLV, from the exons atggcttcCGTCTCGCAGGTTGtcactctccctctccccgcCCTGCCTGAGGGCTGGGCTGCCGACAAGGACTTCAAGGCTGTCGGCAAGCTCTCCGGAGCTGTCCAGCGCAGCATCGAGCCTGTTGGACCGCATTTCCTGGCTCACGCCCGCCGAGCTCGTCACAAGCGCACCTTTTCCGAGGATGACCGAATCCAGGCCCAGGAGAGCGCCAAGAACGtcgaggatgttgatgatggcgatgaaaGCGAGCCTGAGGACCCCATGATGCTTCAGAGCCAGGCCAAGGACTGGAAG ACTCAGGACCACTACAAGGTTCTCGGCCTGTCCAAGTACCGCTACAAGGCCACCGAGGAGCAGATCAAGAAGGCCCACCGCAAGAAGGTCCTCAAGCACCACCCCGATAAGAAGGCTGCCCTGGGCCGTGCCGAGGACGACCAGTTCTTCAAGTGCATCCAGAAGGCCACCGATATCCTGCTCGACCCCATCAGACGCCGCCAGTTCGACTCcgtcgacgaggaggccgacGTTGAGCCCCccaccaagaagcagctgcaaaAGGGCGACTTCTACAAGCTCTGGAGCAAGGTCTTCAAGTCCGAGGCCCGTTTCTCCAAGACACACCCCGTCCCCACCTTTGGCGATGCCAACGCCACCAAGGAGCACGTCGACGAATTCTACAACTTCTGGTACAACTTTgacagctggaggagcttcgAGTACCTCGATGAGGATGTTCCCGACGATGGCGAGAGCCGTGACCACAAGCGCCACGTCGAGCGCAAGAACCAGAACTctcgcaagaagaagaaggccgaggacaACGCTCGTCTGCGTAAGCTGCTAGATGACGCTTCCGCCGGTGACGAGCGTATCAAGCGCTTCCGACAGGaggccaacgccgccaagaacaagaagaagtttgagaaggaggctgccgagaagaaggccgctGAGGAAgcccaggccaagaaggaggccgaggagaaggccaaggctgatGCCGAAGCCGCCGCAAAGGCTGACCGCGAGGCCggcaagaaggccaaggaggctgccaagaacGCCGTTAAGAAGAACAAGCGTGTGCTCAAGGGCTCCGTCAAGGACGCCAACTACTTTGCCTCTGGCGATGCCTCTGCTGCCCAGATCGACGCCGTTTTGGGCGATGTTGAGCTGGTGCAGGGCAAGATTGATCCCGATGAGATTGCTGCTCTTGCTGGTAAGCTTAACGGCCTGACCGTTGCGGACGAGATCAAGGGAGTCTGGACCGCGGAGGTCAAGAGGCTTGTTGATGCCGGCAAGCtgaaggagggagaggccAAGACGCTGGTGTAA
- a CDS encoding glycosyl hydrolase family 20, catalytic domain-containing protein has product MRFLVVVVGLASLARAQLLGIPTVPFNITSDRTYDLRNVHTIVVDLAHSTARDQDGLTLIPPTLWEFAETFRDDLAGIGINTILLPGPKPISNAIYLTLDSDKSQFVNAAGNKTSEGYRLSVTSSGVTVSGASPLGAWWGTRTVLQQALINNKKMKLGTGVDSPGWSERGMMLDVGRHYYPSDFLAEMCSYLSFFKQNVFHLHLSDHVWDPAKLGSHELALQLYAAFRVDSTDPAVAGLARPVNETYSPSVFDNLQQKCARRGVTILPELESPGHSMATTDWRPEIALSDFSMLNLSHPETLPTVKSYWKAVINNFHSKVVHIGADEYDSNFINEYSTFVNDMSAYIQSISGKSTRIWGTFPPSSAAGSINVNKDVTIQHWQIGQDNGLFDFIDKGYNIVNSDDYFYLDLKYSDGDVYPKELDIERVFYGSPDGSAFAPNILDNANATNNPPRDSPNVLGHLAVVWNDWGPNASTYHEAYYMVRNGLPALADKQWGGSLQEKDYASLFATLQPAVPDQNLDQRIASKGSTIVSYNFGQGILSSALAVLDGSGNNYHGHLENGAYVSGGALQLNGRGAYLKTPLTSKGRNYTLSFSVLPKSHGGALFSGPDSSFLNGNGTSTNLMLVSHNIAYPVNLTLPLNKWSDVTVQAIGPQTFISVGTQRQEVTILMGIWGGYMQEGPMAIEAPIQTIGQGINGQMKNIKLSSDV; this is encoded by the exons ATGAGGTTTCTCGTAGTGGTCGTGGGATTGGCCTCCCTAG CTCGCGCGCAGCTTTTGGGAATACCAACTGTGCCATTCAACATCACCTCGGATCGGACGTATGATTTGAGAAACGTCCATACCATTGTTGTCGACCTTGCACACTCGACTGCCCGCGATCAAGATGGCCTTACTTTGATTCCTCCCACCCTTTGGGAGTTTGCAGAGACGTTTCGAGATGATCTTGCaggcattggcatcaacaccatcttgCTACCTGGGCCCAAACCCATCAGCAATGCAATCTACCTCACTCTCGATAGCGACAAGTCGCAATTCGTCAATGCCGCTGGAAACAAGACTTCAGAGGGCTACCGTCTCTCTGTTACTTCTTCAGGAGTCACGGTCAGCGGTGCCAGTCCTCTTGGAGCGTGGTGGGGAACACGAACAGTCCTGCAGCAGGCTTtgatcaacaacaagaagatgaagcttggaACAGGTGTCGATTCTCCTGGATGGTCGGAGAGAGGCATGATG CTTGATGTTGGTCGTCATTATTATCCGTCAGACTTCCTCGCGGAGATGTGCTCCTACCTCTCGTTCTTCAAGCAAAAcgttttccatcttcatctcagcgACCACGTCTGGGATCCCGCCAAGCTCGGCTCCCATGAGCTCGCTCTCCAGCTATACGCTGCTTTCCGAGTTGATTCCACTGATCCAGCGGTCGCGGGACTTGCGCGCCCAGTCAACGAAACTTATAGTCCATCCGTTTTCGACAATCTACAGCAGAAATGTGCACGCCGCGGTGTGACCATCTTGCCTGAGCTCGAGTCTCCCGGGCATTCGATGGCAACGACCGACTGGAGGCCCGAGATTGCGCTTTCTGACTTTAGTATGCTCAACTTGAGCCACCCCGAAACGCTTCCCACTGTCAAGTCGTACTGGAAGGCGGTTATCAACAACTTCCATTCCAAAGTTGTGCACATTGGGGCAGACGAGTACGACAGCAACTTTATCAACGAGTATAGCACTTTTGTCAACGATATGAGTGCCTACATCCAATCCATTTCTGGGAAGAGCACTCGCATCTGGGGCACTTTCCCGCCCTCTTCTGCCGCCGGCTCTATCAATGTCAACAAGGACGTAACGATTCAACACTGGCAGATTGGTCAAGACAACGGTCTATTCGACTTTATCGACAAGGGATACAATATCGTCAACAGTGACGACTACTTCTACCTCGATCTCAAGTACTCTGACGGCGACGTCTACCCCAAAGAGCTCGATATTGAGCGTGTCTTCTACGGGTCTCCCGACGGCAGTGCATTTGCACCCAACATCCTCGACAATGCCAACGCAACGAACAATCCCCCTCGAGACAGCCCCAACGTGCTTGGACACTTGGCTGTCGTATGGAACGACTGGGGCCCAAATGCCAGCACCTACCACGAGGCTTACTACATGGTCCGCAACGGTCTGCCGGCTCTAGCTGACAAGCAATGGGGCGGTTCGCTGCAGGAGAAAGATTATGCTAGTCTATTTGCTACGCTGCAGCCAGCTGTGCCGGACCAGAACCTCGACCAGCGGATTGCCTCCAAAGGCTCAACCATTGTATCTTACAACTTTGGCCAGGGTATCCTCTCATCAGCGCTCGCTGTTCTGGATGGCTCTGGAAACAACTACCACGGTCATCTCGAAAACGGCGCCTACGTTAGCGGTGGTGCTCTACAACTCAACGGACGCGGAGCCTATCTCAAGACGCCCCTTACGAGCAAAGGACGCAACTAcactctttctttctccgtGTTACCCAAATCTCATGGCGGCGCGCTCTTCTCTGGCCCGGATAGCAGTTTTCTGAACGGCAATGGCACGTCAACCAATCTCATGCTCGTATCTCACAACATTGCTTATCCTGTCAACCTGACATTGCCGTTGAACAAATGGAGCGACGTGACCGTTCAGGCTATCGGCCCGCAGACGTTCATTTCTGTCGGTACACAGCGTCAGGAAGTGACTATCCTGATGGGTATTTGGGGAGGATATATGCAGGAGGGACCAATGGCAATTGAGGCGCCGATTCAAACAATCGGGCAAGGAATTAATGGACAAATGAAGAACATAAAGCTTTCCAGCGATGTATAA
- a CDS encoding complex 1 protein (LYR family) domain-containing protein, which produces MSLAAYRNLMRAARIAFQGDVHVLSAAQNQIRQGFQENRALDSDSSIQTAIKHAEDVATILRQNIVQGEKIESDGDKHTYKLRIHEHTERGDNDSILTAGNGKSGGGCGCN; this is translated from the exons ATGTCATTGGCGGCTTATAGAAACCTCATGCGCGCTGCGCGAATCGCCTTTCAGG GCGACGTCCATGTCCTTTCTGCCGCCCAGAACCAGATCCGACAGGGCTTCCAAGAGAACCGCGCGCTTGATTCCGACTCCAGCATCCAGACGGCAATCAAACATGCCGAGGACGTGGCCACCATCCTGCGCCAGAACATCGTCCAGGGAGAAAAGATTGAGAGCGACGGCGACAAGCACACGTACA AGCTGCGAATACACGAACACACCGAGCGAGGCGATAATGACAGTATCTTAACGGCGGGCAATGGCAAGAGTGGTGGTGGCTGTGGCTGCAATTGA
- a CDS encoding zinc-finger double-stranded RNA-binding domain-containing protein has product MPPRHQTLPPAQTSSAKEAQKSFYCNLCSKGYSRMNDYEAHLSSYDHSHKQRLKDMKAMVRDPNAGAKARKAEAKADGMISIKLNDQEAPSSGGGGGGGFKKGGFKKTGFKSAFAPVEASSSTPAASQPAVIDASRKPANQAARALMDTEKTGLYKGSLVESDTEDEGYEVYDPRFPTD; this is encoded by the exons ATGCCTCCA AGACACCAAACCCTTCCTCCCGCGCAAACCAGCTCGGCGAAAGAGGCCCAGAAATCCTTCTACTGCAACCTCTGCTCCAAGGGCTACTCCCGCATGAACGACTATGAGGCCCATCTCAGCAGCTACGATCACAGCCACAAGCAGCGCCTCAAGGACATGAAGGCCATGGTGCGCGATCCCAACGCAGGCGCAAAGGCGAGgaaggccgaggccaaggcagacgGCATGATCAGCATCAAGTTGAACGACCAGGAAGCGCCATCCTCTGGCGgtggcggtggaggaggcttCAAAAAGGGCGGCTTCAAAAAGACTGGCTTCAAGAGTGCTTTTGCTCCGGTAGAGGCGTCGTCATCAACTCCGGCTGCTTCGCAACCAGCAGTGATTGATGCGTCCCGTAAACCAGCGAACCAGGCCGCTCGTGCGCTCATGGATACGGAAAAGACGGGCCTCTACAAGGGCTCTCTCGTGGAGAGCGATacggaagatgaaggataCGAAGTCTACGACCCAAGATTCCCCACTGATTGA
- a CDS encoding subtilase family domain-containing protein has protein sequence MVAYLRLLPILGLLLADGASAAAQSPQGIANGKEDWTKGELSFVPGAYIVEYEDGHEEASLFSDLQRHGLPATKRMNLNYTLFKGASFQLNTVDLDTRSSVAKILTVPSVKQVWPVQLYKRPANTSISSVSSDSSHLKEASDLLRRATSAKDTYAPHVAVEVDKLHAEGITGKGVKISIIDTGVDFNHPALGACFGKDGCVVKYGEDLVGDDYNGSNTPVPGGEPFSTCDGHGTHVTGIIGALPNPMGFTGAAPGATIGMYRVFGCSGDVGADVAIAAVNKAYEDGADIITISLGGSSGWTEDSFSVAVSRVVEAGVPCTVANGNSGSGGLFVAGTPANGKGVTAVSSVESTLTPFLGTAGYVSTDNSTTNQTLFVYTPGAFPFPNITLPVWAVTPEFTTDGSYGACNPLNDKAPADLSNVVVLLSQDSCTSWGEVANLQLRNAQYYMFYLDGPGNPYQIGATAAKGLALTGYSQGVLWQKQISDGQDLYLTFVQPTSSAKSGVFVPNAVNPNYIDTFTSWGPTWQADINPSITTPGGSILSTWPLPAGGYQIDQGTSMATPLMASVYALIMQARGIKDPKTLMNLVSSTALQLPFYDGTTLYANELAPVAQQGAGLAQAYKAAHATTLLSVPNIAFNDTDNFVKKASFSIKNTGKRSVTYTIGHTPSLTMYTYGNGDSHFPAPFPNPIAEGASAKLAFSHNKVTVPAGKSAEITVVPTPPHGLNASALPVYSGYITLNGTNNENLVVPYLGVVGSLAKLPVLDPDFNYIVHYNVYSTTPAVDNTTFIIPYPVDGSPQPIDPPPDYPAPLMQIDAGSPLLRVDLVATGETKAKVNTTNVLGVDIVGSLPGYPLPFTGRSFYVNAFTGMTQEGVVVPEGSYQFLIRAATIYGDVNNAKDYESTLTQTFNIQYNTTTT, from the exons ATGGTGGCATATCTCCGCTTGCTACCCATCTTGGGTCTGCTTCTAGCAGATGGCGCCAGTGCGGCTGCCCAGAGCCCTCAAGGAatcgccaatggcaaggaaGACTGGACAAAGGGAGAGTTATCTTTTGTCCCGGGTGCTTACATTGTCGAGTATGAGGATGGCCAT GAAGAAGCATCGCTGTTCAGTGACCTTCAGCGGCATGGCCTCCCGGCAACAAAACGAATGAATCTCAACTATACCTTGTTCAAAGGTGCTTCTTTCCAACTGAACACCGTTGATCTGGATACTCGTTCTTCCGTTGCCAAAATCTTAACTGTTCCCTCCGTGAAACAGGTGTGGCCTGTCCAGCTCTACAAACGACCGGCGAATACATCAATCAGCTCAGTCAGCAGCGATTCCAGCCACTTGAAGGAAGCTTCAGATCTGCTGCGTAGAGCAACGTCTGCAAAGGACACTTATGCACCACACGTTGCCGTTGAGGTTGATAAGCTTCATGCGGAGGGAATCACAGGCAAGGGTGTGAAGATTAGCATCATCGACACTGGAGTTGATTTCAACCATCCCGCTTTGGGTGCATGCTTTGGTAAAGACGGCTGTGTTGTCAAATATGGAGAGGACCTGGTTGGAGACGATTATAATGGAAGCAATACCCCCGTGCCTGGCGGTGAACCCTTTAGCACTTGTGATGGCCACGGAACACACGTCACGGGCATCATCGGGGCGTTGCCAAACCCCATGGGCTTCACTGGTGCCGCTCCCGGAGCAACTATTGGCATGTACAGAGTTTTTGGCTGCTCCGGTGATGTTGGAGCCGATGTTGCCATTGCAGCTGTCAACAAGGCTTATGAAGACGGAGCGgatatcatcaccatctctcTTGGTGGATCATCTGGCTGGACCGAAGACTCCTTTTCAGTTGCTGTTTCACGAGTAGTCGAGGCTGGTGTCCCCTGCACGGTGGCCAACGGCAACTCAGGCTCGGGAGGACTATTTGTTGCAGGCACTCCAGCCAACGGCAAAGGCGTCACAGCAGTTTCATCTGTTGAGAGTACTTTGACGCCATTTTTGGGAACCGCAGGATATGTGAGCACTGACAACTCCACAACGAACCAGACTCTCTTTGTGTATACCCCTGGAGCTTTCCCATTCCCCAATATTACTCTCCCAGTGTGGGCAGTGACACCCGAATTTACTACTGATGGCTCTTATGGCGCTTGTAATCCTCTCAATGACAAGGCACCAGCGGACCTCAGCAACGTAGTAGTTCTCCTGTCGCAAGATTCTTGTACCTCTTGGGGTGAAGTTGCGAATCTGCAGTTGAGAAATGCCCAATACTACATGTTCTACTTGGATGGGCCTGGAAA CCCTTATCAAATCGGAGCTACCGCCGCCAAGGGCCTCGCATTGACGGGTTATTCTCAAGGTGTCTTGTGGCAAAAGCAGATCAGCGACGGTCAAGACCTGTATTTGACTTTTGTCCAGCCAACATCCAGCGCCAAGTCTGGTGTCTTTGTTCCCAATGCCGTCAATCCCAACTACATTGACACTTTCACAAGCTGGGGCCCAACATGGCAAGCCGATATCAACCCCTCCATCACAACTCCCGGAGGTTCCATTCTTTCTACCTGGCCCTTGCCCGCCGGAGGCTACCAGATTGATCAGGGTACTTCCATGGCCACGCCGCTCATGGCCTCAGTCTATGCCCTTATCATGCAAGCACGGGGCATCAAGGACCCGAAGACTCTGATGAACTTGGTGTCTTCAACGGCTCTGCAGCTGCCCTTCTATGATGGAACAACTCTCTATGCCAACGAGTTGGCTCCTGTCGCTCAGCAAGGTGCCGGTTTGGCTCAAGCTTACAAGGCCGCCCATGCAACAACTTTACTCAGCGTTCCCAACATTGCATTTAACGACACTGACAACTTTGTCAAGAAGGCTAGCTTCTCGATCAAGAACACGGGAAAGCGAAGCGTCACATACACAATCGGCCACACTCCCTCTCTGACCATGTATACATATGGAAATGGCGACAGCCACTTCCCGGCCCCATTCCCGAACCCCATCGCTGAGGGTGCTTCAGCCAAGCTTGCCTTTTCCCACAACAAGGTCACAGTCCCAGCAGGAAAGTCGGCCGAGATTACCGTCGTACCAACTCCCCCTCATGGGCTAAATGCTTCCGCCCTCCCAGTTTACAGCGGATATATTACCCTGAATGGTACAAACAATGAGAATCTTGTTGTTCCTTACTTGGGAGTTGTGGGtagcttggccaagcttccGGTGCTTGACCCTGACTTTAACTACATTGTTCACTACAACGTCTATTCGACCACACCGGCTGTCGATAACACTACGTTTATTATTCCTTATCCTGTTGATGGATCCCCGCAGCCCATTGACCCTCCTCCGGATTATCCTGCTCCCCTCATGCAGATCGATGCTGGTTCGCCTCTCCTTCGAGTCGACCTCGTCGCTACAGGCGAGACAAAAGCCAAGGTCAACACTACGAATGTGCTGGGTGTCGATATCGTAGGAAGTCTTCCTGGCTACCCTCTCCCGTTCACTGGAAGATCTTTTTACGTCAACGCATTCACCGGAATGACGCAAGAGGGCGTCGTCGTTCCTGAGGGAAGCTACCAGTTCTTGATCAGGGCGGCAACCATCTATGGAGATGTGAACAATGCCAAAGATTATGAGAGCACGCTCACTCAGACGTTTAACATTCAGTACAACACGACTACTACGTAA